GTGGGCACCTACCCCGGCCACGGCGAGTACGACGTCGACTTCTTCCCGCTCCAGGGCGAGCAGTGGGGGCAGCCGGTGCTCGCCTCGTACGCGGGCACCGTCACGGTGTCCGGCATCAACGGGTCGCTGGGTGGGCGTACACCGGAGAATCCGGAGGGCCCCCGGGGCCGGGGCGGCGGCTACTGGGTGAAGATCGACCACGGCGGTCGGTGGGAGACGCAGTATCTGCACCTGCTCGAACCGCCGCTGGTGGAGGAGGGGCAGCGGGTCGCGCAGGGTGAGCAGATCGGGCGGATCGGCAGCACCGGCAACTCGGGCGCTCCGCACCTGCACTACGAGCAGCGGGTGGGCTGGCAGAAGGTGGAGACCTGGTTCGACGGCGTGCCGTCCGGCATCACCAGCGACGACGCCGAGTTCACGATGAAGCTGACCAGCAACAACTGCCCCGACGGGCAGCCCTGAGTCAGCGGCGAGGACGACAGTGTCGGACCCCTCTGCTGGGATACCGGCATGGGTGTTCTGTACGACTACTTTCGCGCGGCCGACGACGCCGCGGCGGTGCGGCTGATGGCGGAGATCGACGGCGGGCCGGTGGCTCTCGCCGACGGGCGGCCCGGTGTCGACGCGATCGACTGCAAGGGCATCGACCCGTCGGTGACGCTGGGCGAGTTGGTGGCTCTCGTGCGCAATGAGGCGGACGCCGACGACCCGGTGAAGGACCGGCTGGTGTGGAGCGGGGCCGAGGACGGCCCCTGGTTGACCGCGCTCGACGACGCGACCCGGGATACGCTGGCGTCGATCACCGCCGACCAGACGCCCGAGTTGTCCGCGCGATGGGGACGCAGCGAGGAACTCGCCTGGGACGGGCCGCTTCCCGACGACCAGATGCAGCCGGTGATCGAGGAGGTCAGCGCGCTCGCCCGACGGGCCCGGGACGCCGACGAACACCTCTACTGCTGGTCCTGCCTCTGATCCTGCCGCCGTACGCGTCCTGCCGTCACGGCCGTTTGCGGTTAGCGTGAGGTCCAGGAGGGAGCCGGCGGAACCACGTCCTGCCAGATATACCCCGATTTATGTTGACAATCGCCGGAGAGCAGGCCAGACTCGCCAAAATCTTTCAGTAGTAGCCGGGAAAGAATCCAGGGGAGGACCATGTCCAGCACCAGATTCCGGTTGGCCGGCGCCACCTTCACCCTGATGCTCGTCGCAGTCGCGGGCTGCACCACGGGCGAGGGGGTCGACGTCGACGGGGCCGACGGGGCGAGCGCGGGCGGTGTCCTCAACGCCGCCATCGGTGGCGAACCCGACCAGCTCGACCCGCACAAGACCTCCGCCTACTACAGCTTCCAGGTCCTGGAGAACGTCTACGACACCCTGGTCGAGCCGGACGCGAACCTGGAGATGCAACCCGCGCTGGCCACTGAGTGGACCACCAGCGACGACCAGCTCACCTGGACGTTCACGCTCCGCGAGGGAGTCACGTTCTCCGACGGGTCGCCACTGACCGCCGAGGACGTCGTCTACTCGTACACCCGGATCATCGACGAGAAGCTGAACACCGCGTACAAATTCTCCACCGTGACGTCGGTGACCGCGCCCGATCCCGCCACGGTGGTCATCGCGCTGACCGCGCCCACCCCGAACCTGCTCGCCAACCTGGGCGGCTTCAAGGGTGTGGCGATCGTGCAGAAGGCCAACATCGAGTCCGGTGAGGTGACCACCAAGCCGGTCGGCAGCGGTCCCTTCGCGATCGGCTCCTACACCAGTGGCGACAGCATCCGGCTGGTCCGCAACGACAACTACTGGGGCGAGAAGCCCAAGGTGGACGGGGTGAACTTCACCTTCGTCAGCGACCCCACCGTGGCCCTGCAGAACCTGCGTGGCGGCGAGGTCCACTGGACCGACAACCTGCCGCCGCAGCAGGTGCCCGCGCTGCTCGACGCCGACGACCTGACGGTGCGCTCGGTGCCGTCCACCGACTACTGGTACCTCGCCCTCAACCAGGCCCGTAAGCCGTTCGACAACGTCGCCGTGCGCCGGGCGATCGCCTTCGCCCTGGACCGGGAGGCGATCACCAAGGCCGCCAAGTTCGGGCTGGCCACGGTCAACCAGACCGCCATCCCGCAGAACAGTGCCTACCACTACGAGTACGCGCCGTACACGCACGATGTGAACCAGGCCCGGCAACTGCTCGACCAGGCCGGTGTCAGCGGGTTGACCCTGGACCTGATGGTCACCACCGAGTACCCGGAGACCGTCACCGCCGCACAGGTGATCGCCTCCCAGTTGGCGGGAGTCGGCGTCACCGTCAAGATCCGTACGCTGGACTTCGCGCAGTGGCTCGACGAACAGGGCAACGGCAACTTCGACGCGTTCATGCTCGGCTGGCTGGGCAACATCGACCCGGACGAGTTCTACTACGCCCAGCACCACAGTGGCGGCACCTTCAACTTCCACAAGTACGCCAACCCCACCGTGGACCGGCTTCTCGACCAGGCCCGCACCGAGACCGACCAGGGCGCCCGCAAGCAGCGGTACGAGCAGGTGGCCAAGCAGATCGTCGACGACGCCAGCTACATCTACCTCTACAACCCGGATGTGGCACAGGGCTGGTCCAGCGGTCTGACCGGCTACGAGGTACGCACCGACCGGGCGATCCGGTTCCGCGACGCGGCGCTGGCGAAGTGACCGGGGCGGGGACCGCAGGTGGCCCGCTTCGTGATCCGCCGGCTGGTGCAGTCCGGCGTCGTGCTGATCGGCGTGACCCTCGTGGTGTTCCTGCTGATCCAACTGGTGCCGGGTGACCCGGTACGCGTCGCGCTCGGCACCCGTTTCGACCAGGAGACGTACGACGCGCTGCGGGCCCGTTCCGGGCTGGACCAGCCGCTGGTCCCGCAGTACTTCGACTACCTCTTCCGGGCGCTGACCGGCGACCTCGGCGTCAGTTTCCGCAGTGGCCGGCCGGTCACCGCGATCCTGCTGGAACGGCTGCCGGCGACACTGTCGCTGGCGCTCACCGCGGTGCTGTTCGCGGTGCTCGTGGCGTTCCCGCTCGGGATCGTCTCGGCCATCCGCAGCGGCTCGCTGGTCGACCACGCGGTCCGCGTGTTCAGCCAGTTCGGTGTCTCGGTGCCGGACTTCTGGATGGGCATCATGGGCAT
Above is a window of Verrucosispora sp. NA02020 DNA encoding:
- a CDS encoding M23 family metallopeptidase, producing the protein MTTGHPRTHRRTRRPWRLLLALGAVAALGAAAYVVVPQLLPPGPRPLFQMPVGCGETWQVGTYPGHGEYDVDFFPLQGEQWGQPVLASYAGTVTVSGINGSLGGRTPENPEGPRGRGGGYWVKIDHGGRWETQYLHLLEPPLVEEGQRVAQGEQIGRIGSTGNSGAPHLHYEQRVGWQKVETWFDGVPSGITSDDAEFTMKLTSNNCPDGQP
- a CDS encoding ABC transporter substrate-binding protein, coding for MSSTRFRLAGATFTLMLVAVAGCTTGEGVDVDGADGASAGGVLNAAIGGEPDQLDPHKTSAYYSFQVLENVYDTLVEPDANLEMQPALATEWTTSDDQLTWTFTLREGVTFSDGSPLTAEDVVYSYTRIIDEKLNTAYKFSTVTSVTAPDPATVVIALTAPTPNLLANLGGFKGVAIVQKANIESGEVTTKPVGSGPFAIGSYTSGDSIRLVRNDNYWGEKPKVDGVNFTFVSDPTVALQNLRGGEVHWTDNLPPQQVPALLDADDLTVRSVPSTDYWYLALNQARKPFDNVAVRRAIAFALDREAITKAAKFGLATVNQTAIPQNSAYHYEYAPYTHDVNQARQLLDQAGVSGLTLDLMVTTEYPETVTAAQVIASQLAGVGVTVKIRTLDFAQWLDEQGNGNFDAFMLGWLGNIDPDEFYYAQHHSGGTFNFHKYANPTVDRLLDQARTETDQGARKQRYEQVAKQIVDDASYIYLYNPDVAQGWSSGLTGYEVRTDRAIRFRDAALAK